The genomic stretch CTTCCGAAGAATGAACTCCTTTTCAAACAGGGCCCGGGCCTGGCGGAGATCATCACAGGCAAACCAGGGCTCTGATGACTGCTGGGTCGGTTGCAGGATATAATCGGGAAGGGCAGAGAGATCTATTTCTGGACCCGAAGACATGATCACCAACCGCTCCACCAGATTGCGAAGCTCCCGAACATTGCCTGGCCAATGATAACGTTTAAGGGCCTCAATGACCGCCGGCGAAACCTTTTTGTGTCCTAAACCGGTACTCTGGGCAATCTCTTTGAGAAAATCCTCTATGAGGAGAGGGATGTCTTCCACCCGCTCCCTTAAGGGGGGCACCTCAATAGGAACCACATTGAGACGGTAGTAAAGATCCTCTCGGAAGTTGCCCCGCTCTATCTCCTTGCGCAAATCCTTATTGGTGGCCGCAATGATCCGGACATCTACCTTGATGGTCCGGGTACCACCGACCCTCTCAAAGCGCTGCTCCTGAAGGATACGCAGAATCTTGGCCTGGGTCTTAAGACTCATATCGCCTATTTCATCAAGGAAGAGGGTGCCACCGTTGGCCAGATCAAACTTTCCCTTTTTAGAAGTCACGGCCCCGGTAAAGGCCCCCTTCTCATAGCCAAAAAGCTCGGCCTCAATAAGCTCCTCCGGGATGGCAGCGCAGTTTATCTCCACCAGGGGGCGATGGCGTCGTCGGCTGGCCGCGTGAATCATCTGGGCCACAACCTCCTTCCCTGAGCCGGACTCTCCCAAGATAAGAACCGTAGAATCTGTGGCCGCCACCCGGGCAATCTGCTCCCTTAAACGAACCACAGCGGCACTGGCTCCGGTAATCTGTCGGGGCCGGACCTTGCCCTTTAGAAGGACGTTTTCCGTCTCCAGGGCCCGAAACTTCAGGGCATTTTGCACCGAAAGGATGACTCGATCATAGGAAAGGGGCTTTTCGATAAAGTCATGGGCCCCCAGCTTGGTCGCCCGAACGGCAGTCTCCACCGTGCCGTGGCCAGAGATGATGATCACCGGCAGATCAGGATAAAGGCCCTTTAGCTCCTTGAGGACATCAAGGCCATCTAAGTCCGGAAGCCAAACATCAAGGAGAACAAGATCCGGCGTCACCTCCGGGATCCGATCTAAGGCCTGCCGACCAGAGGTGGCCCCGAAAACCTCAAAGCCCTCGTCTTCAAGGATTCCGGAGAGGGCTTCGATAATGCTCTCCTCATCATCTACTATCAGGATCTTCTCCGCCATAACCCCTTGGCCAGGCCTTCCCTGTAGCTAAAGTTGGTTTCATAGATTAGGTAAAACTACCAAACCCCTTCTCCCTTGACCAGGCAGACTACTCCCCTCTCAAGGGAAGCTCTATAACAAAACGGGCCCCGCGGGGAAGGTTATCCTCCACCCAGACCTTTCCATTGTGTTCCGTAACAATAGAGTTGACAATGGCCAACCCTAAGCCGGTGCCTCCCTTCTTACGAGAAAAATAGGGTTCAAAGAGCCGGGCCTTGTCTTCCGGAGAGACACCGGGGCCAGTATCGGCCACCACCAAACGAACCCAATCTGACTCGGTGACAATCTCCACCTGAATCTCGCCTCCTTGAGGCATGGAGGCCACAGCATTATCAAGAAGGTTTATCAGGGCCCGTTTGATCTGATCTCGATCAAAGAGAAAGACCGGGGGGCGGGAAGGGGCCTTCAGATTAAAGGAAAATTCTCGATGGGCCTCGCTATACAGGGAGAGAACCTCCTCAACCACCTGAACCAGATCATGCAGAGCCGGTCGGGAGGCTGGCATTCGAGCAAATGAAGAGAACTCATTTACCAGACGACGCAATTCTTCAACCTGTTTTTCAATGGTCTTGGTACACCGATCAAGGACTTCCCCCTCCTCGGGACCAAGCTTTTGAAGATAGCGTCGCCTAAGCCGCTGGGCAGAAAGCTGAATAGGGGTAAGGGGGTTCTTAACCTCATGGGCTATCCGTCGGGCCACCTCCCGCCAGGCAGCTATCCGCTGGATCTTCTCTTTTTCAGTAAGATCATCAAAGACCAGGACCGCCCCGACCTCCTGACCGCTTTCATCCTTCAGGATGGTCAAGGTGGCCAGGATATATATCTCCCGCCCGCGAAGAAGGAGACGGAAAGTCTGCTGGGCCGAACCCCGGGGACTCTGACGGGCCTTCTCCAAAAAGGCCTCGGCCTGCTCTCTCAATTCATCAGGGAGGACATCCCGCCAGGGCCTGCCGACCAGCTCCCCCCCAGATACCTCCAGAAACTCCTCGGCAAAGCGATTGACCGTGGTCACCCGGCCTTGAGCATCTATCGAGATAACCCCGGCCGCCACGTTGCGAAGAATGGTTTCGATATAAGAATGACGCCGGGCCAGCTCCTGATGGCTCTTCTGAAGGGCTCGGGTGGCCTCTTCAGCCAGGAGTTTACTCTCTTTGAGGTCCCGGGTCATACTGTTGAAGGCAGCCACCAGCGAGGCCAACTCGTCCTGGGCCGAAACCTCTAGGGTAAAGTCCAGATCTCCTCCAGCCACCCGGTGGGTGGCTTCGGCCAAGGCCTGAACAGGTTCTGTAATTCCCCGGGCAAAGCGAAAACCGAACCATACGGCCACCAGAACAATCAGGAGGGTCACCAGGGCCAGGGTGATTATCAGACTGGCCTTAATAGGCTGTTTAAGAAATTTGAGCTGTCGGTAAGTCTCGTAGCCCCGGTTAATGTCCTCCATGAGCTGGCCCAGGTTGGGGTCAAGAAGGAGACCGGCCACCAGAACCGCCTCCGGACGCCCTTCCCGATAGACGGGCACGGCCACCCGGATAAGAAGCCCCTGGCGAATCCGGCTGGTCTCGGTCACGGTCTCCCCCTTTAAGGCCTTGGCCAAAAGAGAAGGGGGGAATGGCCCGGGAGGATCCATCTCCAGCTCTTGGACCCGACTGGTCGCCAAAGGCTGAAGAGAGGGGGTAAAAAGCTCTAAGGTGTCAAAGCGATACTCCAGACGTTTGTGTCTCACATACTCTTCAAGGAGACTGGCATCAGAAAAATCATATTGAGCCAGCCCGATGGCCAGACCTCGAGCATAGTCAGCCAGTCTTTCCTGGGTTTCCGCATAAAAGGCCTTACCCAGGGAAAGGGCCTCCTGAAGAGAACGATCCAGGCGGGAAGAAAACCAGTAGTCTAAGCTGGTGGAGACAAACTGAAGAGAGACAAAAAAGAGCAGGATAGTGGGGATAAGGGAGAGAAAGACAAAGGCCACCACCATTTTGGTTTTTAGCTTGGCTCCAAGAATGTTGCGCTTATTCTCAAAGATGAGCTTGACCACATTGCGGACCACAAGGAATATGACCAGAAGAAGCAGGAGAACATTGATGTTTATAAGGGCAAAGATGAAGACATTTCCCCCGAGGGGAAGCTCCACCTCCATAGAAAGCAGGCGGGATTCCACCAGGGTAAGGATTCCTACCAGAACCAGGGCCACCAGAATAATGATCTTCTCGCGCCTTCTTCTCTTCGCCTCAGCCTGCTCTCGAGAGATAATCTCGTCTTTAGTGGCGGCCATTCTTAAAGCCTAAACTTGATACTCACCCAATCGGTGGCCTGACTTTCCTTGCGAAAAAAAAGAACCCCTACCAGTCTGGAGGGAAGCGAAGGTGTGGCCATTTTCTCCAAGAAGCCCCTCACCCTTAAACGATAGCGCTTTCCGGAGCGAAGCTGCTGGACGGGAATAAGAGGCAGGTCGTTGATCTCCGTGGCCATCTTGATGGCCTCCTTAAGCTCCTGGGTCTGGTCAATGGGATGGGTGGTCCCCGGATAATGAATGAGATAGACGTTTTTCAGGTGATCAAAATAAATAATCCTGGTGACCTCCTGAATGAGAAGCTTACGATCAGGACGCAGACGGCGAAGCTCAAAAAGCTCCACCTGGAAGCGAAAACGCACCGGAATACCGTGTCTTAAGGCCTCTTCTACCTTTTGATAGGGAATATCATTAAGAGAAAAGTAGGCCAGGACATAGTTCCTAGAATTGGCTACCGTAAGATCGGAAATTATTAAGGCATTAACAGGTGTAGCCAGCAGGAAAAGCAGAAGTGAAAAAAAGAGCCACCTATAGCCTCTTTTTAGAGGAAAACCCGACTTCACGGTTACGCCCCCACGGCCAGATAACCTCCTGACCGCTAAAAAAAGCGGTTAATCAACCGGGCATTCTACTTGGGGGGCGAACCTTATTCAAGCCTGGGCTGCAGCCAGAGAGGAAACTCGAGAACAGGAGAAGGACTCTCCAAGCTCAGGAACAAGGCGCCAGGCCGACTCCTGAGCCCTTAAGGCCCTGATCGCCTTGAGATGAAGACCATGGCCCGTCTTCTCGGCCACCACCCGACCCATCAGAGGGAAACCAAGAAGGTAAAGGTCTCCCAGTAGATCCAGGGCCTTGTGGCGAACAAATTCGTCATCAAAGCGCAAGCCTCCCTGATTAAGGACACCCTCTCGGGTGAGGACTATGGCGTTGTCCAGAGACCCTCCCCGAGCATAGCCATTGCGGCGGAGATATTCGATCTCATGGAGGAAGCCAAAAGTCCGGGCCGGGGCGAGCTCTTCTATAAAGCGTTGCCGGGAAAGCCGGCGCACATAAGACTGCTGGCCAATGGCCTGGTGGGGAAAATCTATAAGAACCTCAAGCTCTAAATCTGAGGCCGGCAGAAAGGCCACCTTCTTACCATCTTCCTCCAAGCTAAAAGGACGGCTGACCTTGATGAAGCGACGCCGAAAGCGCTGTCGTCTTAGACCGGCCTGGCGGATCAGATGAACAAAGGCCTTGGCACTACCGTCCATGGCCGGAACCTCCGGCCCATCGATCTCCACGATAACATTATCCACCCCCATACCGGCCAGGGCGGCCATGAGATGCTCAATGGTGGCCACCGTAGCCTCTCCCACACCAATGACCGTGCTAAGCTCGGTGTGGACAACGTAATCCACTCTGGCCGGAATCACCCTGGGGGGATCAACATCTACCCGAACAAAGACCACGCCCTGATTCGGCTCTGCCGGACGCAACCTTAGACGGACAAGCTCTCCGGTATGAAGACCAACCCCCGCAGCCGAAACCTCTCTTTTTAGAGTGTGTTGAAAATGCCACATAAAGCGCCTCCGGCAAAATCTCTCCCTTAAAAAAGCAGATATTATGCCAAGACATCCAGGAGGCGTAAGTTGTTAATTTAACGACATTTATTAGGCAGGCCGGACCAGAGGTCGCAGAGAGGGTGTGTCTTTTTGCCACGGGCGTGGTAAAAAAGACACACCTAGCTGAGCCCCAGACGCTTCAGGGCCTTAGGGTCGCGTCGCCAATCACGAAGCACCTTGACCCAGAGATCGAGATAGACCTTCCGCCCTAGAAGAAATTCCAGCTCCTCCCGGGCCAGTTGGCCTATCTTTTTGAGCATCTGTCCTCCTTTGCCGATGATGATTCCCTTCTGGGAATCTCGCTCCACAAAGACCGTGGCCCTTATCCGAACGAGGTTTTTTTCGGGAACCTCCTCCCAGTCTTCGATGGTTACCGCGGTGGCGTAGGGGATTTCCTGACCGGTAAGCAGAAAAATCTTTTCCCTCACAATCTCTGCCGCCAGCTGGCGCTCTGTCTGATCGGTAAAGGTCTCGGCATCGTAGAATGGGGGCCCTTCTGGAAGTAGTTTAACAATCTCCTGAAGAAGCTCCGAAAGGCCATCTCCCTTAAGGGCAGAGATAGGCACGATGGCCGAGAAGGCATAGGCCTTGGAGAAGGCCTCTATCATCGGAAGGAGCTCGCTTTTTTTGATTTGGTCTATCTTGTTGAGGGCCAAAACGGCGGGCTTCTTGGTCCGGTAAAGTAACTTGATGATCTGGTCCTCCAGCCTGGGCTCCCGCTTGGCTACATCAACCACCATGAGGACAACATCGACCTCCTCAATGGCCCTTACCGCCGCCTCAACCATGGCCTGATTAGCCAAGATTTTGGATTCATGGATACCTGGAGTATCCACAAAGACAATCTGGAAGTCAGGACCACTTAAAACTCCCCGGATTTGATGTCGGGTGGTCTGGGGCTTGGGGGTACAGATGGCTACTTTTTGACCAAGATACTGGTTGAGTAATGTAGATTTGCCCACGTTAGGGGCTCCAATAATGGCCACGTATCCCGAACGGAAACCTTCAGGAAACTCCGAGATGGAAAAGGATTGAGGGGATTCGGTCATGGGAATTAAACTCCTTAAAAGCTTCTTTAGCAGGCGGCCAAAAATTAAGGCACCTTAAGATAGGATTCAAGGCGAGCCAGCTTTTTAGGGCCAATTCCCTTTATGTCTTTGAGGCGAGAGAGGGAATCTATTCGCCCCTCCTTTTGCCTCAAAGAGACGATGGCCCGAGCTAAAGAGGGGCCGATTCCCGGCACAAGAACCAGCTCCTCCTCCCGGGCCCGATTCAGGGAAAGAGGCTGAAAACATAAAAGGCGTTGGGCCTCGGTCTGGGGAACAAAGAGCGGAAGCTGGTGGTAGTAAAATGGCCGCCCCAGAGGTCTCAAGGCTCCTAGGCCGAGAACAAGCAAGCCCAGGATCAAGGCCAGATAAAAGCATTTCCTAGGCGGCCTCAAGGCGCTTTCTCCGGCTCTTAAGAAGCTTATAGATGATGGCATCCACCAGGGCCTGCCAAGAGGCTTCTATAATATCGTGGGAGACTCCCACGGTACCCCAGCGATCTTCGCCGTCTTTGGACTGGATAAGCACCCGTACCTTGGCGGCCGTCCCCGGCTCGCCAGCCAGGACCCGAACCTTGTAATCTTCAAGCTCCATATCCGCAAGCTCAGGATAAAAGGCCAAGAGAGCCTTGCGCACGGCGTTATCCAGGGCATTCACCGGACCATTACCCACGGCGGCGGTGTGCTCCTCTTCTCCGCGGACTTTAAGCCTAACCGTAGCCTCTACCAGACTCCTTTCATCCTCCAGACGCTTTACATCCAGGACTCGAAAGCTGATAAGATCAAAAAAGCCAAAAGTCTCTTTGCGCCCCTCGACGATCCGACGCATGAGGAGCTCAAAACTGGCCTCAGCCGCCTCATATTGGTAGCCTTCGTTCTCCCTCTCCTTGAGGCGAACAACTATCTCCTTGACCACCGGATCCTCAGCCGAAAGGGAGATACCAAACTGCCTGGCCTTATAGAGAACATTGCTCTTTCCGGCCAGATCGGAAATAAGAATCCGTTGGCTGTTGCCTACCAGTTCTGGACGTATGTGCTCGTAAGTCTCCGGATTGCGGGAGACAGCACTTACGTGGACTCCGCCTTTATGGGCAAAGGCACTCCGCCCTACGTAGGGCAGATACTTGTTATGGGGAAGATTGGCGATTTCAAAGACAAATCGGGAGACCTCGGTCAGCCGACGCAACCTCTCCGGCTCTCCGGCCTTACACTTAAATCCCATTTTAAGGACCAGCCCGGGAATAATGGAGCAAAGATTGGCGTTTCCACAACGCTCCCCAAAGCCGTTTATGGTCCCCTGGACATGGCGGGCCCCTACAGAGACAGCCATAAGAGAGTTGGCCACCGCCGTGTCAGAGTCGTTGTGGGCATGAATGCCCAGGGAGATATCTTTTCCTAGACGGGAGCGGACTTCTTTGATGATCTCCGCAATCTCCTGGGGCAGAGTGCCACCATTGGTATCGCAGAGGACCAGACAGTCAGCCCCGCCCTCTATGGCCTTCTTCAGGGTGGCCAGGGCATAGTCCGAATTAGCCTTAAAGCCATCAAAGAAGTGTTCGGCGTCATAGAAAAGCCTCTCTGCATGGGGGCGAAGATAGGCCAGGGAGTCTCGAATAAGCTCCAGGTTTCTCTCCAGGGTAATCCTCAAGGCATCCCGAACGTGAACATCCCAGGTCTTACCAAAGATGGTGATCACCGGAGTCTGGGCCTCAATGAGGGCCCGCAGGTTGGGATCCTCCTCGGCCCGGTACTTGGCCATGTGGGTGGAACCGAAGGCCGCTATCTTGGCCCAACCCAGATGATAATTGCGAATCTCCCGGAAAAACTGGACATCTTTGGGATTAGACCCCGGCCAGCCACCTTCAATGTAGTCAATCCCCAGCTCATCAAGCTTGAGAGCTACCTGAATTTTATCCTCTACCGAAAGATTGACGTCTTCGGCCTGCGTCCCATCCCGAAGGGTGGTGTCATAGATCTCAACGTAAGCTTTGTCTTTCTCTCCCATATCCCTTCCTCCCGGCCTAAAGACCCTCCTCTCGAGGGTGGCTATCCTCTCCGAGCCCAAAGGCATCGTGGAGGGCCCTTACGGCCAGCTCGGTAAATTTCTCTTCTATCACGCAAGATATTTTAATCTCGGAGGTGGAAATCATCATGATGTTTATTCCATAACGGGCCAGGGTCTCAAACATCTTGCTGGCCACCCCGGGCTGGGTGCGCATCCCTACCCCCACGATGGACACCTTGGCGATCTCCGTCTCACCCGAAACCCCTTCGGCCCCAATCTCTTCGGCCACCTGTCTTACGATCTCCATGGCCCGGGAGTAATCTGTCCGGGGCACAGTAAAGGTAAGGTCCGTATAAGCACCATCTCTCTTGACGTTCTGAAGGATCATGTCCACCACTATTCCGGACTCCGAAAGGGCGCCAAAGAGTTTGGCCGCTATCCCCGGCCGATCAGGGACACGGTAGAGGGTAATTCGAGCCTCATTGCGGTTGTAAGTCACTCCAGAAACCAGAACCTTTTCCATCTCTTCATCCTCCTCCACGACCATGGTCCCCGGCTCTTCAGAAAAACTGGAACGAACATGCAAGGGGACCCCATAGCGCATGGCGAATCCCACCGAACGAATCTCTAAGACCTTAGCCCCCAAACTGGCCAGCTCCAGCATCTCTTCGTATGAGACCCGGGGAATTTTCCGGGCGTTGGAGACAATGTGAGGATCGGCGGTAAAAACCCCTTCGACATCTGTGAATATCTCGCAAAGATCAGCCTTAAGGGCCGCTGCCAAGGCTACAGCCGTGGTGTCTGAACCCCCTCGCCCCAAGGTGGTGATATCCCCCGCCTCGGTAACTCCCTGGAATCCAGCCACGATGACTACCTCTCCCCGGGCCAGATCAGCCTGGAGCCGCTGGGTATCAATGCCGACAATCCGGGCCCGACCGAAGAGAGAATCGGTGTGGATTTGAACCTGATGGCCCAGATAGGACTTGGCCGGATAACCCATGGCCTTTAAGGCCATGGCCAAAAGGGCTACCGAAACCTGTTCTCCGGTAGAGACCAGGACATCAAGCTCCCGGGGATCGGGATCCGGAGTCAGGGCCTGGGCCAGGGAAAGAAGACGATCCGTCTCCCCGGCCATGGCCGAAACCACAACGACCAGATCGTGGCCTTTATCTTTGTAGCCGGCCACCCTTCGGGCCACATTCCGAATTCGCTCTATGTCCCCTACGGATGTTCCCCCAAACTTCTGGACAATGAGCATGGTTACTCCTTTCCCTTATCTCCGCTCCAGATAGGATCCTGACCAAAGTGCAGGAACCACCAATCCTCAGGGTCCGCCCCGTCTTCGTTAGGGGTCAGAGTGATCCGGTATCGTTCACAATAATCCATCAGGAGGCGATAGGCCTGATTGAGACGCTGTTGGCGAACAGCATCGCCCTGATGATCTGGATGGGTCTCCAGGCTCAGACGACGATACTGCTCCTTAATCTCTAAAATGGTCGCCTTCTCTGGAAGCCCCAGCACTCTTCGGGCCTCCTCCAGGCGCTGCCACTTGTCCCTGGCCATTCCTCTCTCCTATGAAATAGATGAGTGTAACAATGCCCGAGAAAGGAGGCAACCGAGCTCTTTAAAGAGCCCCTTGATTTTGGCCCCCTCCTCGGCCACAATGGCAGGACCATGAAGGCCATGGTTGAGGTGGTAGCCGCTATTATTAAAGACCCGGAACGGGGCCTGCTCCTGTGCCGCCGTCCGCCAGAGAAAATCCGTGGTGGTCTCTGGGAGTTTCCTGGAGGCAAGGTAGAATCAGGCGAAGATCTCAAAGAGGCCCTTTCCCGAGAGATCCGCGAGGAGCTGGGGGTGGAAATCAATGTGGGCCATCTCCTGGGAGTAGTTGATCACGACTACCCGGAGGGGCGGATTCGCCTCTTTGGGTTTCTATCCGAGATTCGCCAGGGAACCCCCCGCTCCCTAGAGGGGCAAAAGCTCTCCTGGGTCGAGCCGGAAGAGATCTCCTCCTTGGATTTGGCCCCGGCTGACCGGCGTCTATGGCAGGCTATTGTAGAAAATGGAGGACTTTATGGACCTTAGGCTCTTTATTTCTGTCTTTGTGGCTATATTTTTGGCCGAATTGGGAGATAAAACCCAACTGGCCACCATGAGCCTAAGCGCCGCCGACCACCGCCGCTGGACCATCTTTTTAGCTGCCTCCTCAGCCCTTGTTCTCTCCAGCCTTTTAGGGGTTCTGCTGGGAGGCCTAATCGGCCAGGTAATCCCTTTTAACATGGTTAAGATAGGCGCCGGAATCTTGTTTATCCTCATAGGAATAGCTATGATCCTCGGCAAGCTATGACTACAGAGAAAAAAACGCCAAACCTTGATCCTTCAGACATCCGGATCCTCTCTGTCCTCCAGGATGATATTCCCTTAGTTGAACGCCCCTTCGCCGCCCTGGCGGAGAAGATTGGACTCTCGGAAGAAGAATTCCTCAAGAAGATTAAGGGCCTCCTTGAGCGAGGACTCATCCGACGTTTTGGGGCTACCATCCGCCATGATCGCTCGGGCTACAAGGCCAACGCCATGGTGGCCTGGCAGGTTCCCGAAGAGCGCCTAGAAGAGGTCGGGCAGCTTATGGCTGAAACCCCCGGCGTGACCCATTGCTATGCCCGGCGGGCCCCAGACTTCTGGCCTTACACCCTCTACACCATGGTTCATGGGCCAGATGAGGAGAGTTGTCTGGCCTTAATCCAGGAAATGTCCCTGAAGACCGGGGTCAAAACCTATGAGATTCTCTTTACGGAACGAGAGTTTAAAAGAAGCACCAGACGTTACTTCTTCTAAGCAAGAAGAAATATCGAGGAGGGAAGACCATGGAGAACAAGCTCTCCCAGGCCTTTTATAGCAAAGCCCTAGAGTATATTCCTGGTGGAGTCAACAGCCCGGTGCGAGCCTGCAAATCTGTAGGGGCAGATCCTGTCTTCATCGCCCAGGGTGCCGGGGCCCGGATTTGGGATGTCGATGGCCGGGAGTATATCGATTATGTGGCCTCGTGGGGGCCTCTCATCTTAGGTCATGCCCATCCTGAGGTGATCGCTGCCGTCACCGAGGCCGCTCAGGAGGGCACCAGCTTTGGAGCCCCCACCTGGAGAGAGGTAGAGCTGGCCCAGCTTATCTGCCAGCTGGTGCCCTCCATAGAGATGGTCCGCCTAGTGAACTCCGGGACCGAGGCCACCATGAGTGCCATCCGGCTGGCCAGGGGCTATACTGGCCGGAAAAAGATTGTCAAGTTTGATGGCTGTTATCATGGCCATGCCGACTCCTTCCTGGTGAAGGCCGGAAGTGGTGTGGCTACCCTAGGGATTCCCGGAAGCCCTGGTGTCCCGGAGGAAATCGTCGCCAATACCATCTCCATCCCTTACAATGATCTAAAGACCCTCAAAGAAGTCCTCGACACCCAGGGAGATGAGATTGCCTGCGTCATCGTTGAGCCTGTGGCTGGAAACATGGGAGTGGTTCCACCGAGGGAGGATTTTCTTCCCCGATTGCGGGAATGGACCGAGCAGAGGGGAATTGTCCTCATCTTCGATGAAGTCATCACCGGCTTTCGGGTGGCCCTGGGCGGGGCTCAGGAACTTTATCAGGTAAAGCCAGATCTTACCTGTCTGGGGAAGATCATCGGGGGCGGGCTACCGGTGGGAGCTTATGGAGGCAAAAAGGAGATCATGAACCAGGTGGCCCCGGAGGGGCCTGTTTATCAGGCCGGCACCTTATCCGGCAACCCGCTGGCCACTGCCGCTGGCTTGGCCACCCTTAAAGTCCTCTCCCGACCGGGCACTTACGAGGCCCTGGAGGCCCGAGCGGAGGCCCTGGCTCAGGGGCTGGCCGAAATCCTGAAGGGGCTGTCGTTGCCGGTAAAGATGAATCGGGTGGGCTCCATGATGACCCTTTTCTTCACCAATCAGGAGGTAGTAGATTTTAACACCGCCGCCAGCTCTGATACCAAACTCTATGGACGCTACTGGCGAGCTATGCTGGCCGAGGGAATCTACCTGGCTCCATCTCAGTTTGAGGCGGCCTTTATCTCTCTGGCCCATGGCCGGGAAGAGATAGACGAGACATTAAACGCCGCGGCTAAGGTCCTTAAGGGGCTGATATAATCCAGACAAATGAAAATTTTCCAAAACTCAGCCGTCAATGATTGTCAAAATGAATATTGACTCAGTAAGTTTGCCTGTGCTATGGGTGGTTGAGTTTTGGGAGAAGTAATATGGGAGGAGGAAGTCATCTCCAAGAAGAAGGAGCCCGGGACATTTCGCTGGATGTTCGGGCTTCTGGGAGAGGCCCTGGGCATAGGGATAGCTGTCATTGGTTCTATCCTTGCTGGCTTGGCCTTTGGCTACTTTCTGGATAACAAGGTCTTTGACGGACGAACATATCCATGGTTAACGACCATATTTCTCATACTGGGAGCCATTGGCGGGTTCAAAAATCTTTTTGTAATGACCAAAAGGAGGTTTAAAGAGTGATCTTCCGTCTGGAGATGAATGAGCGTTTTATCCGCCGGCTCCATATAGCTAACTGGACGTTAACCCTTTCCCTGGCCTTGGCCGGGGTTCTTCTCTCCTATCCTCGGTCGATTGTCTTGGGGCTCCTCTTTGGAGGAATAATCAGCAATCTTAATTTTCACTCCCTCCACCGGGATATCCGCCATTTTGTCATAAAGCTTCGGGCCCAAAGGCCCGGCTCTTACTATCTGAAGTATGGGCTCCGGCTGATGGCTACCGCCGTCATTCTTTACTTTCTCGTCTCCCGAAAGATTGCCCATCCCGTAGCCCTGCTTTTGGGGCTTTCAGTAGTGGTCATCAATATCCTCATTGTGGCCCTTTCAGAGGCCACCAGAGGATTAGTTCTAAAAACTAAGGAGGGGTAACCAATCATGGAACATCCGATACTGTTTCTCTCGCTCATCCTGGACAAGCTTGGTCTGCCAGCCTATGGCGGTAATACCGTTTTGGCCAAGCTGTTAGCCCCTTACATGGTTTATAGCTACTTTACCTGTCTTTTTTTGATCATCATTGGCAAGTGGGGTACGGCCAAGCTGGAGCTTATCCCCAGAGGCAAGCAGAATTTCTTCGAATTTATTGTTGAGGCCCTCCGAGACTTCTCCCGGGATAACCTCCCTAACGAAGAAGTCTTTCGGATGACCTTTCCCCTTATTGCCACTTTCTTTCTTTATATACTTACAGCCAACCTTATCGGCCTGATTCCCGGTTTTATGTCTCCCACGGCCAACCTTAATGTCACCCTGGGCTGCACTCTGATTACCATTGTTTACTATCACTTTTTGGGTTTCAGATTTCATGGCCTGGGATATCTCAAGAGTTTTATGGGGCCCATTATCTGGATTGCCCCCATGATGATCCCCATAGAGATCTTCAGCCATATTGGTCGAATCCTCTCTCTCTCCTTCCGACTCTTTGGTAACCTGGTCTCCAAGGAGATTCTCCTGGGGATCTTGGTTATGTTGGCCGGGCCCTTTCTGGCCCCGCTACCGGTGATGGTCCTGGGAGTTTTGGTCTGCTTTATTCAGGCTCTGGTCTTCATCGTCCTTTCTCTGGCTTATTTTGCCGGGGCGGTGGAGGAACACCATTAAACCTTTTGATGATATCCGAT from Thermosulfuriphilus ammonigenes encodes the following:
- a CDS encoding ComEA family DNA-binding protein, producing the protein MLVLGLGALRPLGRPFYYHQLPLFVPQTEAQRLLCFQPLSLNRAREEELVLVPGIGPSLARAIVSLRQKEGRIDSLSRLKDIKGIGPKKLARLESYLKVP
- the cimA gene encoding citramalate synthase; its protein translation is MGEKDKAYVEIYDTTLRDGTQAEDVNLSVEDKIQVALKLDELGIDYIEGGWPGSNPKDVQFFREIRNYHLGWAKIAAFGSTHMAKYRAEEDPNLRALIEAQTPVITIFGKTWDVHVRDALRITLERNLELIRDSLAYLRPHAERLFYDAEHFFDGFKANSDYALATLKKAIEGGADCLVLCDTNGGTLPQEIAEIIKEVRSRLGKDISLGIHAHNDSDTAVANSLMAVSVGARHVQGTINGFGERCGNANLCSIIPGLVLKMGFKCKAGEPERLRRLTEVSRFVFEIANLPHNKYLPYVGRSAFAHKGGVHVSAVSRNPETYEHIRPELVGNSQRILISDLAGKSNVLYKARQFGISLSAEDPVVKEIVVRLKERENEGYQYEAAEASFELLMRRIVEGRKETFGFFDLISFRVLDVKRLEDERSLVEATVRLKVRGEEEHTAAVGNGPVNALDNAVRKALLAFYPELADMELEDYKVRVLAGEPGTAAKVRVLIQSKDGEDRWGTVGVSHDIIEASWQALVDAIIYKLLKSRRKRLEAA
- a CDS encoding aspartate kinase; translation: MLIVQKFGGTSVGDIERIRNVARRVAGYKDKGHDLVVVVSAMAGETDRLLSLAQALTPDPDPRELDVLVSTGEQVSVALLAMALKAMGYPAKSYLGHQVQIHTDSLFGRARIVGIDTQRLQADLARGEVVIVAGFQGVTEAGDITTLGRGGSDTTAVALAAALKADLCEIFTDVEGVFTADPHIVSNARKIPRVSYEEMLELASLGAKVLEIRSVGFAMRYGVPLHVRSSFSEEPGTMVVEEDEEMEKVLVSGVTYNRNEARITLYRVPDRPGIAAKLFGALSESGIVVDMILQNVKRDGAYTDLTFTVPRTDYSRAMEIVRQVAEEIGAEGVSGETEIAKVSIVGVGMRTQPGVASKMFETLARYGINIMMISTSEIKISCVIEEKFTELAVRALHDAFGLGEDSHPREEGL
- a CDS encoding J domain-containing protein; the encoded protein is MARDKWQRLEEARRVLGLPEKATILEIKEQYRRLSLETHPDHQGDAVRQQRLNQAYRLLMDYCERYRITLTPNEDGADPEDWWFLHFGQDPIWSGDKGKE
- a CDS encoding (deoxy)nucleoside triphosphate pyrophosphohydrolase — translated: MKAMVEVVAAIIKDPERGLLLCRRPPEKIRGGLWEFPGGKVESGEDLKEALSREIREELGVEINVGHLLGVVDHDYPEGRIRLFGFLSEIRQGTPRSLEGQKLSWVEPEEISSLDLAPADRRLWQAIVENGGLYGP
- a CDS encoding TMEM165/GDT1 family protein — translated: MDLRLFISVFVAIFLAELGDKTQLATMSLSAADHRRWTIFLAASSALVLSSLLGVLLGGLIGQVIPFNMVKIGAGILFILIGIAMILGKL
- a CDS encoding AsnC family transcriptional regulator, with translation MTTEKKTPNLDPSDIRILSVLQDDIPLVERPFAALAEKIGLSEEEFLKKIKGLLERGLIRRFGATIRHDRSGYKANAMVAWQVPEERLEEVGQLMAETPGVTHCYARRAPDFWPYTLYTMVHGPDEESCLALIQEMSLKTGVKTYEILFTEREFKRSTRRYFF